The following are encoded together in the Vigna unguiculata cultivar IT97K-499-35 chromosome 2, ASM411807v1, whole genome shotgun sequence genome:
- the LOC114173686 gene encoding transcription factor BHLH089-like, producing the protein MDPAAIINAAAANTTSYNLSEIWQFPPPHAPDATAALGLSRAHFGHGLGPGSIGHKKRRDAEEEESAKGVSTSNGVKEGGGGGDGKRVKTTGNQKSESAKGEGESSSGKLAEQGGKPPSEPPSKQDYIHVRARRGQATDSHSLAERARREKISERMKILQDLVPGCNKVIGKALVLDEIINYIQSLQRQVEFLSMKLEAVNSRIPSGIEVFPPKDFDQQTFDTTGIAFASQPTREYSRGSSPEWLHMQVGTGFERAT; encoded by the exons ATGGATCCGGCCGCCATCATCAACGCCGCCGCCGCCAACACAACGTCCTACAACCTCTCGGAGATCTGGCAGTTCCCGCCTCCCCACGCGCCAGACGCTACTGCCGCGCTGGGCCTCAGTAGGGCTCATTTCGGGCACGGCCTGGGCCCGGGTAGCATTGGCCACAAAAAGAGGCGCGACGCCGAGGAGGAGGAATCCGCTAAGGGCGTCTCCACCAGCAATGGCGTG AAggagggtggtggtggtggtgatgggaAACGGGTTAAAACAACAGGGAACCAGAAGAGTGAGAGTGCGAAAGGTGAAGGAGAAAGCAGTTCAGGAAAGCTTGCGGAGCAAGGTGGAAAGCCACCTTCAGAGCCTCCTTCAAAGCAAGATTACATTCATGTCCGAGCCAGAAGGGGTCAAGCTACTGATAGCCACAGTCTCGCAGAAAGG GCTAGACGGGAAAAGATTAGTGAGAGGATGAAAATTCTTCAGGATTTGGTCCCGGGTTGTAATAAG GTTATTGGGAAAGCGTTGGTTCTTGAtgagataattaattatatccAATCGCTTCAGCGGCAAGTAGAG TTTTTGTCCATGAAGCTTGAGGCCGTAAATTCAAGAATACCCTCCGGAATTGAAGTGTTTCCTCCTAAAGAT TTTGATCAGCAAACATTTGATACAACTGGCATCGCATTCGCTTCTCAACCTACAAGAGAGTATAGCCGAGGTTCATCACCAGAGTGGTTACATATGCAGGTGGGAACTGGTTTTGAAAGAGCAACATAG
- the LOC114173687 gene encoding protein SHORT HYPOCOTYL IN WHITE LIGHT 1 has protein sequence MAGAAATTPPLINLTHSSKPRRFSANNIPFSYQRFYSGFYLNRSLKPITTKCHSKLNSSGGGEPHEMDEADFYDEYDGIDDDSDDEDAESSVDLLIRFFQSMFKKVSKRAKKASRSVLPTVISPQLVSFAVDGTLLLASLSVVKALLEVMCTLGGTVFAAILVLRVIWAAVSYFQSSGNSFNQGGNSFGAVA, from the exons ATGGCTGGAGCTGCTGCAACTACACCACCATTAATCAATCTCACACACTCCTCCAAGCCTCGTCGCTTCTCTGCAAACAACATTCCCTTCTCTTACCAACGCTTTTATTCCGGATTCTACCTCAACCGCAGTCTAAAGCCCATAACCACCAAATGTCATAGCAAG CTGAACAGTTCGGGTGGGGGAGAGCCACATGAGATGGATGAAGCGGATTTTTATGATGAGTATGATGGAATTGATGATGACAGTGACGACGAGGATGCAGAAAGTAGTGTGGATTTGTTGATCAGATTCTTTCAGAGCATGTTTAAGAAAGTGTCTAAGCGAGCCAAGAAAGCTTCTCGCTCTGTTTTGCCCACAGTAATATCGCCCCAGCTT GTTTCTTTTGCTGTTGATGGAACTCTGCTACTTGCTTCGCTTTCTGTTGTCAAAGCGCTGCTTGAG GTCATGTGCACTCTTGGAGGCACTGTATTTGCTGCAATTCTGGTCCTGCGTGTGATTTGGGCTGCAGTTTCTTACTTTCAGTCAAGTGGGAATAGCTTCAATCAAGGGGGAAATTCATTTGGTGCCGTGGCCTAA
- the LOC114168752 gene encoding disease resistance protein TAO1-like, which translates to MPPESDVTVSSYRLRWDVFLSFRGTDTGHTFTMRLYHALHGRGVRVFRKEDGLERRDEIQKKLLEAVEDSAAAVVVISSDYASSHWCLEELAKICDVGRLILPVFYWVDPSHVRKQEGPFEDWFLRHAERFPKERVEQWKNAMKKVGGLAGFVLDEKSDKSDELIQILVQNLMKQLRNTPLSVAPFTVGLEDRVEVLKNLLDLKSSDVRVLGLYGMGGVGKTTLAKSLFNNLVVHNFERRSFIPNVRSQVSKHHGLVSLQNKIRGDLCGRKEDLINDISDGISAIQKIVQENRVLLILDDVDDVEQLNFLMGKREWFYKGSRVVITTRDKEILHESYVDVDYEVKELEFSEAMELFCFHAIRRKEPAEGFLDVSKQIVEKTGGLPLALEVFGSYLFDKRTKREWKDALEKLKQIRPACLQDVLKISFDALDEEEQCIFLDMACLFVQMEMKRDDVVDILNGCDFSGEIAVAVLTARCLIKIIGDGKVWMHDQVRDMGRQIVRSESLTDPGLRSRLWDRDEILTVLKNMKGTRNVQGIVLDCVKRRMSIPRDSTAEEITWENFRRKPSCKSAFEYIKERYKKYVEDRKERAKEVILQPKHFQPMVSLRMLQINYSRLEGQFRFLPPKLKWLQWKQCPLRYMPSSYNPLELAVMDLSESLIETLWKGRSNKVAEHLMVLNLSSCHRLTATPDLSGYLSLKKLNLEECSHLTRIHESLGNLNSLVHLNLRLCYNLIELPGEVSGLKQLEDLVLSGCWKLKALPKDLSCMVSLKQLLLDSTSITELPESIFHLTKLEKLSANGCHSLKRLPTCTGKLCSLQELSLNHTALEELPDSVGSLEKLEMLSLMGCKSLSVIPNSTGKLISMTQLFLNGSGIKELPASIGSLSYLRKLSVGDCTSLDKFPVSMELLVSIVELKLDGTKVSNFPDEIFVGMKMLEKLEMGKVQLLKFVPESFGCLSALTILDMHESNITELPESIGMLENLIGLRLDKCKQLQRLPNSIGNLKSLQWLMMKETEVTRLPDSFGMLRSLVELDMKRMPYLNNNGAGTNMSTVTIIPNIQEQPNSEAILSSFCNLTFLEKLNAHGWGIYGKIPDEFEKLSSLETLSLGHNNICSLPANMMSLSYLKKLLLSNCRELMFLPSLPSSLEELNLENCVAVQYIHDISNLERLEEFNLTNCEKVVDVPGLEHLKSLRRLYMSGCIGCSLAVKRRFSKVVLKKLEILIMPGSRVPDWFTAEPVVFSKRRNRELKGVIFFGVLSFKNIPENQRERLQLEDVQGKIFNLSSEVFSTTFRLLGVPGTNEDHIFLRRFGARTPLVFQLKDRYTLHLQMRNPPRVNGLELNNCRIHLVYYGDDDYEGDEGSLEESQFSVSQKLAKFFNFAAEDHACI; encoded by the exons ATGCCGCCGGAAAGTGACGTCACCGTCTCCTCTTACCGGCTCCGCTGGGACGTCTTTCTCAGCTTCCGGGGCACCGACACGGGCCACACCTTCACCATGCGCCTTTACCACGCTCTCCACGGGCGTGGCGTTCGCGTCTTCCGAAAAGAAGATGGGTTGGAGCGCCGCGACGAGATCCAGAAGAAGCTTCTAGAAGCCGTGGAAGACTCTGCCGCCGCCGTCGTCGTTATCTCTTCCGATTACGCGTCCTCGCACTGGTGCCTGGAAGAGCTCGCAAAGATTTGTGACGTTGGGAGGCTGATCCTCCCGGTTTTCTACTGGGTGGACCCTTCGCACGTGCGAAAGCAAGAGGGTCCCTTCGAGGATTGGTTCTTGCGGCATGCAGAGAGGTTTCCGAAAGAGAGGGTTGAGCAGTGGAAGAATGCGATGAAGAAAGTGGGTGGACTTGCTGGTTTTGTTTTGGATGAGAAAAG TGACAAGAGTGATGAACTCATTCAGATTTTGGTGCAAAATCTTATGAAGCAGCTGAGGAACACACCACTGAGTGTGGCTCCATTCACAGTAGGTCTCGAAGATAGAGTTGAAGTGTTGAAAAACCTGTTAGACTTAAAATCCAGCGACGTAAGGGTTTTGGGGTTGTACGGAATGGGTGGAGTTGGTAAGACAACGTTAGCCAAGAGCCTCTTCAACAACCTTGTTGTTCATAATTTTGAGCGACGGAGTTTCATTCCAAATGTCAGATCACAGGTCTCCAAACACCACGGTTTGGTTTCTCTTCAAAACAAAATCCGTGGTGATCTTTGTGGGAGAAAAGAGGATCTGATAAACGATATCAGCGACGGCATTTCTGCTATACAAAAAATAGTGCAAGAGAATCGAGTTTTGTTGATCCTAGATGATGTTGACGATGTGGAGCAGCTTAACTTTTTGATGGGTAAGAGGGAATGGTTTTACAAGGGAAGTCGTGTCGTGATAACCACAAGGGATAAAGAAATCTTGCACGAGAGTTATGTTGATGTTGATTATGAGGTGAAGGAATTGGAATTCTCTGAAGCAATGGAACTGTTCTGCTTCCATGCAATCAGAAGAAAGGAACCTGCAGAGGGTTTTTTGGATGTTTCAAAACAAATTGTGGAGAAGACAGGAGGGTTGCCTTTGGCTTTGGAAGTTTTTGGGTCTTATCTGTTTGATAAAAGGACCAAGAGGGAATGGAAAGACGCTTTGGAGAAGCTGAAGCAGATTCGTCCTGCATGTCTTCAAGATGTGCTGAAGATAAGTTTTGATGCGTTGGATGAAGAAGAACAGTGTATATTCCTTGACATGGCTTGTTTGTTTGTGCAAATGGAAATGAAGAGAGATGATGTGGTTGACATATTGAATGGATGTGATTTTAGCGGAGAGATTGCAGTGGCTGTGCTCACTGCAAGATGTCTGATTAAGATCATTGGTGATGGAAAAGTGTGGATGCATGATCAAGTTAGAGACATGGGAAGGCAAATTGTTCGTAGTGAAAGCCTTACTGATCCTGGTCTACGAAGCAGGCTCTGGGATCGTGATGAAATCTTGACTGTGTTGAAGAATATGAAG GGAACGAGAAATGTTCAAGGAATTGTCCTAGATTGCGTGAAGAGAAGAATGTCCATTCCCAGAGATAGTACAGCAGAGGAAATTACATGGGAAAATTTTCGACGCAAGCCCAGTTGCAAATCTGCATTCGAGTATATTAAAGAGAGGTATAAAAAGTACGTAGAGGATAGAAAAGAGAGAGCAAAAGAGGTTATCCTTCAGCCCAAGCACTTTCAACCAATGGTTTCCTTAAGAATGCTTCAAATTAATTATTCCAGATTGGAAGGACAATTTAGATTTCTTCCTCCAAAACTCAAATGGTTACAATGGAAACAGTGTCCATTAAGGTATATGCCTTCTAGCTATAATCCATTAGAACTTGCAGTCATGGATCTCTCTGAAAGTCTGATTGAAACCTTGTGGAAGGGACGCAGTAACAAG GTGGCTGAGCACTTGATGGTTTTAAACCTCTCCAGTTGCCACCGTTTGACAGCAACTCCTGATTTATCTGGGTATCTGTCtcttaaaaaacttaatttggaagaatGTTCTCACTTAACTAGGATTCATGAATCACTGGGGAATCTAAATTCCTTAGTTCATCTTAACTTGCGCCTCTGCTATAACCTCATAGAACTACCAGGTGAAGTCTCTGGGCTGAAACAACTCGAGGACCTCGTTCTTTCCGGCTGCTGGAAACTGAAAGCATTACCAAAAGACTTGAGCTGCATGGTTTCTTTAAAACAACTACTTCTTGATAGCACTTCTATAACAGAGCTTCCCGAATCCATCTTCCATCTCACAAAACTTGAAAAGCTGAGTGCAAATGGATGCCACTCACTGAAGAGGTTACCTACCTGCACTGGGAAACTTTGCTCCCTGCAAGAATTATCACTCAACCATACAGCATTGGAGGAATTGCCAGATTCAGTTGGTTCTTTGGAAAAACTTGAGATGCTTAGTTTGATGGGGTGTAAGTCACTCTCAGTGATTCCTAACTCTACTGGGAAACTAATTTCAATGACTCAATTGTTTTTGAATGGCAGTGGAATCAAAGAATTGCCTGCTTCTATTGGTTCTTTGTCATATTTAAGGAAGCTGTCTGTTGGAGACTGTACTTCTCTTGACAAATTTCCTGTCTCAATGGAATTATTAGTTTCTATTGTTGAACTTAAGTTAGATGGCACAAAAGTTtccaattttccagatgaaatATTTGTGGGCATGAAAATGCTAGAGAAGCTCGAGATGGGAAAAGTTCAGCTTCTCAAGTTTGTACCAGAATCATTTGGGTGCCTCTCAGCTCTTACCATTTTGGACATGCATGAGTCAAACATTACTGAATTGCCAGAATCAATAGGAATGTTGGAAAATCTTATTGGACTGAGGTTAGACAAGTGCAAACAGCTCCAAAGGCTTCCAAACTCCATTGGAAATTTGAAATCTTTGCAATGGCTAATGATGAAGGAAACAGAAGTTACACGATTACCAGATAGCTTTGGCATGCTCAGAAGCCTGGTTGAACTAGACATGAAAAGAATGCCCTATCTTAATAATAATGGGGCTGGAACAAACATGTCCACAGTGACAATAATTCCTAACATCCAAGAACAACCTAATTCAGAGGCAATCCTATCTTCTTTTTGCAATCTAACCTTTCTGGAAAAGCTAAATGCTCATGGATGGGGAATATATGGAAAAATTCCAGATGAGTTTGAAAAACTGTCATCACTAGAAACTTTAAGTTTAGGTCACAACAACATTTGCAGTCTTCCAGCGAACATGATGAGTCTCTCCTATCTTAAAAAACTTTTGTTATCAAATTGCAGAGAGCTCATGTTTCTGCCTTCTCTTCCCTCTAGCCTTGAAGAGCTAAATCTGGAAAACTGTGTTGCAGTGCAGTACATACATGATATTTCAAACTTGGAGCGATTAGAAGAGTTCAACCTTACAAATTGTGAAAAGGTGGTCGATGTCCCAGGTCTTGAACATTTGAAGTCCTTAAGAAGGTTGTACATGAGTGGTTGCATTGGATGCTCCCTTGCCGTAAAGAGAAGATTTTCCAAG GTTGTACTTAAGAAATTAGAGATTTTGATTATGCCTGGAAGCAGGGTCCCGGATTGGTTTACAGCAGAACCGGTAGTGTTTTCCAAGAGAAGAAATAGGGAGCTGAAAGGTGTTATTTTTTTCGGTGTTCTCTCTTTCAAGAACATACCTGAAAACCAAAGGGAAAGACTGCAGTTAGAAGATGTTCAAGgaaaaatctttaatttgaGCAGTGAGGTATTTAGCACAACGTTTCGCCTGCTAGGAGTACCTGGGACAAATGAAGACCACATATTTTTGCGCAGATTTGGTGCTCGAACTCCGTTAGTCTTTCAGTTGAAAGATAGGTATACCTTACATTTGCAAATGCGAAACCCTCCTCGTGTTAATGGGTTGGAGCTTAATAACTGCAGAATTCATTTAGTTTATTATGGTGATGATGATTATGAGGGAGacgaaggatcactagaagaaAGTCAATTCTCTGTTTCACAAAAATTAGCCAAGTTCTTCAACTTTGCTGCAGAGGACCATGCATGCATCTGA